A DNA window from Sphingopyxis macrogoltabida contains the following coding sequences:
- a CDS encoding crotonase/enoyl-CoA hydratase family protein gives MKDRISITMLDGGIADVRLIRSDKMNALDPAMWAALVEAIDTLKAQAGLRVVVLSGEGRAFCAGLDLSSLSNERDPGASSAGGTLADRTKGISNNAQYAAWGWRELPVPVIAAVHGVAFGAGSQIMAAADIRIVHPDTRIAIMEMRWGLVPDVAGMALWRTQVADDVLRELIYTNRKFNGSEAKLLGFATHVSDDPLARAMELAAVIADKNPHAIRGAKRLCNMLGDASDAEILQAESDEQVKVIRTPNQIEAVMAGMEKRRPNFTD, from the coding sequence GTGAAAGACCGTATTTCGATCACCATGCTTGATGGCGGCATCGCCGACGTCCGGCTGATCCGCAGCGACAAGATGAATGCGCTCGACCCCGCGATGTGGGCAGCGCTTGTCGAAGCGATCGACACGCTGAAAGCCCAGGCGGGGCTGCGCGTCGTCGTGCTGTCGGGTGAGGGGCGCGCTTTCTGCGCCGGACTCGATCTGTCGAGCCTCAGCAACGAGCGCGACCCGGGAGCGAGCAGCGCGGGCGGCACGCTGGCCGATCGCACCAAGGGCATTTCGAACAATGCGCAATATGCGGCATGGGGCTGGCGCGAGCTGCCGGTGCCGGTGATCGCGGCAGTGCACGGCGTCGCGTTCGGCGCGGGCAGCCAGATCATGGCGGCCGCCGACATCCGTATCGTCCATCCCGACACGCGCATCGCGATCATGGAAATGCGCTGGGGGTTGGTCCCCGACGTTGCCGGCATGGCGCTGTGGCGGACGCAGGTCGCCGACGATGTGCTGCGCGAGCTCATCTATACCAACCGCAAATTCAACGGATCGGAAGCGAAGCTGCTGGGCTTTGCGACGCATGTTTCCGACGATCCGCTGGCGCGGGCGATGGAGCTGGCGGCGGTGATCGCCGACAAGAACCCGCACGCGATCCGCGGCGCCAAGCGGCTGTGCAACATGCTGGGCGATGCGAGCGACGCCGAAATCCTGCAGGCCGAGAGCGACGAGCAGGTGAAGGTCATCCGGACCCCGAACCAGATCGAGGCGGTGATGGCCGGGATGGAAAAGCGCCGGCCGAATTTTACCGACTAG
- a CDS encoding 2-hydroxychromene-2-carboxylate isomerase: MTARVEFFFDLSSPWTCLAFHNLPGVLERTGAAAIYRPILVGGVFNAVNPAVYAAREQADNRRLQHSWKVLQDWARLAGVPMNFPSQWHPAKSVHAMRFAAALEDDQAALVRFARGAFASYFGRQENLDDPAVLAAVADAEGLDGTALAGAAGSDAVKARLRANTEEVVARGGYGSPTIFVDRTDMYFGNDQLPLVEAALKR; this comes from the coding sequence ATGACCGCGCGCGTCGAATTCTTCTTCGACCTGTCGAGCCCGTGGACCTGCCTCGCCTTTCATAACCTGCCGGGCGTGCTCGAACGGACGGGGGCCGCGGCGATCTATCGGCCGATCCTAGTCGGCGGGGTGTTCAATGCCGTGAACCCCGCCGTCTATGCGGCGCGCGAACAGGCCGACAACCGGCGGCTCCAGCATAGCTGGAAGGTGCTGCAGGACTGGGCCAGGCTTGCGGGCGTGCCGATGAACTTTCCGTCACAATGGCATCCGGCGAAGAGCGTCCATGCGATGCGTTTCGCCGCGGCGCTCGAAGACGATCAGGCGGCGCTCGTCCGTTTTGCGCGCGGGGCGTTTGCGAGCTATTTCGGCCGGCAGGAAAATCTCGACGACCCGGCGGTGCTCGCCGCGGTCGCCGATGCCGAAGGGCTCGACGGAACGGCGCTTGCCGGAGCGGCCGGGAGCGACGCGGTCAAGGCACGGCTGCGCGCCAACACCGAAGAGGTCGTCGCGCGCGGCGGCTATGGCTCGCCGACGATCTTCGTCGACCGGACCGACATGTATTTCGGCAACGACCAGCTTCCGCTCGTCGAAGCCGCGTTGAAACGCTGA
- a CDS encoding acyl-CoA synthetase, which yields MHPFVHARNNPDKPAIIVAETGEAISYGELDAASNRAAQLFRAHGLGHEDVVAFMLDNTPHYYGLTWGAQRSGLRYVCISSRLTQDETDYILENSGAQILVVSASLAAAAQQLTTGIKRFAMGGTIAGYESWEDAVAAMPATPVADERAGVDMLYSSGTTGRPKGVRVPLPEDPAIEATNSLVMLASAVFQIDENSIYLSPAPLYHAAPLRWSMTIHRLGGTVVLMKKFDEEAALAHIETYRVNASQWVPTHFVRMLKLPEAVRARYDHSTLKVAIHAAAPCPVPVKQAMIDWWGPVLFEYYAGSEGNGMTFISSQDWLTHKGSVGRPILGAVHIVGEDNETELGTGEEGCVFFESDNVFEYHGDSEKTASSRNSKGWSTLGDVGKLDAEGFLYLTDRKSFMIISGGVNIYPQEIENHLVTHPKVADVAVVGGPHDEMGEEVIAVVQPADMADATDAFRDELCAYAREKLSGVKIPRRIDFMEALPRHDTGKLYKRLLRDQYWAKTKTEA from the coding sequence ATGCACCCTTTCGTCCATGCCCGAAACAACCCCGACAAGCCCGCGATCATCGTCGCCGAGACGGGCGAGGCGATCAGCTATGGCGAGCTCGACGCCGCATCGAATCGCGCCGCGCAATTGTTCCGCGCGCACGGGCTGGGACATGAGGATGTCGTCGCCTTCATGCTCGACAACACGCCGCATTATTACGGGCTGACGTGGGGGGCGCAGCGTTCGGGGCTGCGCTATGTCTGCATCTCGTCGCGGCTGACGCAGGACGAAACCGATTATATTCTCGAAAATTCGGGGGCGCAGATTCTGGTCGTATCGGCGAGCCTTGCCGCCGCCGCACAGCAATTGACGACGGGGATCAAGCGCTTTGCCATGGGCGGCACGATAGCCGGCTATGAAAGCTGGGAAGATGCCGTCGCCGCCATGCCCGCCACTCCGGTTGCGGACGAGCGCGCCGGGGTCGACATGCTCTATTCGTCGGGAACTACCGGCCGGCCGAAGGGCGTCCGCGTGCCGCTGCCCGAAGATCCGGCGATTGAGGCGACGAACAGCCTCGTCATGCTCGCCTCCGCAGTGTTCCAGATCGACGAAAACAGCATCTATCTGTCGCCGGCGCCGCTGTATCACGCCGCGCCGCTGCGCTGGTCGATGACGATCCATCGTCTCGGCGGCACCGTCGTGCTGATGAAGAAATTCGACGAGGAGGCCGCGCTTGCCCATATCGAGACATATCGCGTCAACGCGAGCCAGTGGGTGCCGACGCATTTCGTCCGCATGCTCAAGCTGCCCGAGGCGGTGCGCGCGCGTTACGACCACAGCACGCTGAAGGTCGCGATCCATGCCGCGGCGCCGTGCCCGGTGCCGGTCAAGCAGGCAATGATCGACTGGTGGGGGCCGGTCCTGTTCGAATATTATGCCGGGTCCGAAGGCAATGGCATGACCTTCATCTCGAGCCAGGACTGGCTGACCCACAAGGGATCGGTCGGCCGGCCGATCCTCGGCGCGGTGCACATCGTCGGCGAGGACAATGAAACCGAGCTCGGCACGGGCGAGGAAGGCTGCGTCTTTTTCGAAAGCGACAATGTCTTCGAATATCACGGCGACAGCGAAAAAACCGCCTCGAGCCGGAACAGCAAGGGCTGGTCGACGCTGGGCGATGTCGGCAAGCTCGACGCGGAGGGCTTCCTCTATCTTACCGATCGCAAAAGCTTCATGATCATCTCGGGCGGGGTGAATATCTACCCGCAGGAGATTGAAAATCATCTCGTCACCCATCCGAAGGTGGCCGACGTCGCGGTGGTCGGCGGGCCGCACGACGAAATGGGCGAGGAGGTGATCGCGGTCGTCCAGCCCGCCGATATGGCCGATGCGACCGACGCCTTCCGCGACGAACTCTGCGCCTATGCGCGCGAGAAATTGTCGGGCGTGAAGATCCCGCGCCGCATCGATTTCATGGAAGCGCTGCCGCGCCACGATACGGGCAAGCTCTACAAGCGCCTGCTGCGCGACCAATATTGGGCCAAGACAAAGACGGAAGCTTGA
- a CDS encoding response regulator transcription factor: protein MLVAIYHPQAKRAAALGDAVEAAGMAAQLLPPHTNDLRPWIDSCFDLLLINPFLDWQEPFDFVRLAVSIVGRRPLIVVSDRDSLDERMVALDAGAADAVGWTDNLPEVVARVAGLLRRSRIAAGQLGEGELRIDLIDRRVERAGRLIRLPLREYDLLTNLARVPDHPVSRDALLRAVWRIDFDPGTNRVEVHMSRLRAKVDRGFDWPMLHTVKGMGYALRSRPE, encoded by the coding sequence TTGCTTGTCGCCATCTATCATCCGCAGGCAAAGCGGGCGGCGGCGCTCGGCGACGCGGTCGAGGCCGCGGGCATGGCAGCGCAGCTCTTGCCGCCGCACACGAACGACCTCCGTCCGTGGATCGACAGTTGTTTCGACCTGTTGCTGATCAACCCGTTCCTCGACTGGCAGGAGCCGTTCGATTTCGTCCGACTGGCGGTGTCGATCGTCGGGCGGCGGCCGCTGATCGTCGTCTCGGATCGCGATTCGCTCGACGAGCGGATGGTGGCGCTCGACGCCGGTGCCGCCGACGCGGTCGGCTGGACCGACAATCTGCCCGAAGTGGTGGCGCGGGTCGCCGGCCTGCTGCGCCGCAGCCGGATCGCGGCGGGACAGCTCGGGGAGGGCGAACTGCGTATCGATCTGATCGACCGGCGCGTCGAGCGCGCGGGGCGGCTCATTCGCCTGCCGCTGCGCGAATATGACCTGCTGACCAATCTCGCGCGCGTGCCCGACCATCCGGTATCGCGCGACGCGCTTTTGCGCGCGGTCTGGCGCATCGATTTCGATCCCGGCACCAACCGGGTCGAGGTGCATATGTCGCGGCTTCGCGCCAAGGTCGATCGCGGATTCGACTGGCCGATGCTGCATACCGTGAAGGGCATGGGCTATGCGCTGCGTTCGCGGCCCGAATAG
- a CDS encoding class I adenylate-forming enzyme family protein — protein MTSIEMLDGDFATLPDLVRAHAAERPDAVAAADPSRRLSWSELDQLTDRVAARLQQDGFAKGDRTAIAGLNSVEQMAVILGTLRAGGVAGLVTNSATGEQMAAMIADTGARHLFLDSAAAASLEGQVVTASDRIAMDGSDAGTPLDAWLALAGAKPVHVEILPEDGFNIIYSSGTTGTPKGIVHSHAMRWQHIVRGAPAYGPHAVTILSTPLYSNTTMASFMPTVGSGGQVVLMKKFDARGFLELAERERATNTMLVPVQYRRIMALEDFGRFDLTSFIMKYCTSAPFPASLKADVLKRWPGGLVEIYGMTEGGAAFILEAHQFPDKLHTVGRPAPGHVAKVIDEEGNELPQGSVGEVVGRSPAMMTGYNNRPDATKAMHWHDADGNLFYRHGDIGRIDEEGFLTLMDRAKDMIISGGFNIFPSDLEGILLADDRVVEAAVVGMPSEEWGETPVAFVVLKEGAEAEAVRADCNAKVGKTQRLSGITVLEELPRSPIGKVLKRELRDAYSVSPAV, from the coding sequence ATGACCAGTATCGAAATGCTTGACGGCGACTTCGCCACCCTGCCCGACCTCGTCCGTGCCCATGCCGCGGAACGTCCCGATGCCGTAGCGGCTGCCGACCCGTCGCGGCGGCTGAGCTGGTCCGAACTGGATCAATTGACCGACCGAGTCGCCGCGCGGCTGCAGCAGGACGGCTTTGCGAAGGGCGACCGCACCGCGATCGCCGGGCTCAACAGCGTCGAACAGATGGCGGTGATCCTCGGCACGCTCCGCGCCGGCGGCGTCGCGGGGCTCGTCACCAACAGCGCGACGGGCGAGCAGATGGCGGCGATGATCGCCGACACCGGCGCGCGCCATCTGTTCCTCGACAGCGCGGCGGCGGCCAGCCTCGAAGGGCAGGTCGTGACCGCGAGCGACCGCATCGCGATGGACGGCAGCGATGCGGGCACACCGCTCGACGCCTGGCTGGCGCTCGCCGGCGCAAAGCCGGTGCACGTCGAAATACTGCCCGAAGACGGCTTCAACATCATCTATTCGTCGGGCACCACCGGCACCCCCAAAGGCATTGTGCACAGCCACGCGATGCGCTGGCAGCATATCGTCCGCGGCGCTCCGGCCTATGGCCCGCACGCGGTGACGATCCTCTCGACCCCGCTCTATTCGAACACGACGATGGCGAGTTTCATGCCGACGGTCGGCTCGGGCGGGCAGGTCGTGCTGATGAAGAAATTCGACGCGCGCGGGTTCCTCGAACTCGCCGAGCGTGAGCGCGCAACCAATACGATGCTGGTGCCGGTGCAGTACCGCCGCATCATGGCGCTCGAGGATTTCGGCCGCTTCGACCTCACCAGCTTCATCATGAAATATTGCACCTCGGCACCGTTTCCGGCGTCGCTCAAAGCCGACGTGCTGAAGCGCTGGCCGGGCGGTCTCGTCGAAATCTATGGCATGACCGAGGGCGGCGCGGCGTTCATCCTCGAGGCGCACCAGTTCCCCGACAAGCTCCACACCGTCGGCCGCCCGGCGCCGGGCCATGTCGCGAAGGTGATCGACGAGGAGGGCAACGAGCTGCCGCAAGGATCGGTCGGCGAAGTCGTCGGCCGCTCGCCCGCGATGATGACCGGCTACAACAACCGCCCCGACGCCACCAAGGCGATGCACTGGCACGATGCCGACGGTAACCTCTTCTATCGCCACGGCGACATCGGCCGCATCGACGAAGAGGGCTTCCTGACGCTGATGGACCGCGCCAAGGACATGATCATCTCCGGCGGTTTCAACATCTTCCCGAGCGACCTCGAAGGCATTTTGCTCGCCGACGACCGCGTCGTCGAAGCGGCGGTGGTCGGAATGCCGAGCGAAGAGTGGGGCGAAACGCCGGTCGCCTTCGTCGTGCTCAAGGAAGGCGCCGAGGCCGAGGCGGTGCGCGCCGACTGCAACGCGAAGGTCGGCAAGACCCAGCGGCTGAGCGGCATTACCGTGCTCGAAGAATTGCCGCGCAGCCCGATCGGCAAGGTCCTGAAGCGCGAACTCCGCGACGCTTATTCGGTCAGCCCGGCCGTCTGA